A stretch of Rhodoferax potami DNA encodes these proteins:
- a CDS encoding mechanosensitive ion channel family protein, translated as MNTEVIWNFLSTQGADFGLKLMGALAAWIIGRWLIGMALRLLGAGLQRGGKVDQTLANYLTSIISVLLNIVLILAILDIFGVKTTSFAALLAGAGLAIGTAWGGLLTHFAAGVFMQVLRPYKVGDFVTAGGITGTVKELGLFGTTLITPDNVITIVGNNTVFSGSIQNFSVLPHRRVDCLAKVANGVNVQDAIARLRTAVAAIPNVATSPAPDIEILQFTPEGPLLCVRPYTHTDHYWQVYFDTHKAVVETFGAAGYPVPETPVAHRNL; from the coding sequence ATGAATACGGAAGTTATTTGGAATTTTTTAAGCACCCAAGGTGCGGACTTCGGTTTGAAGCTCATGGGCGCGCTGGCCGCCTGGATTATTGGCCGCTGGCTGATTGGCATGGCACTGCGCCTCTTAGGTGCGGGTTTGCAGCGCGGTGGAAAAGTAGACCAGACACTGGCCAACTACCTGACCTCCATTATTTCGGTGTTGCTCAACATCGTTTTGATTCTCGCGATTCTTGATATTTTTGGTGTCAAAACGACCTCCTTTGCCGCGCTGCTCGCAGGCGCAGGCCTTGCGATCGGTACCGCATGGGGCGGCTTACTGACGCACTTTGCGGCTGGCGTGTTTATGCAAGTCCTTCGTCCGTACAAAGTGGGTGATTTCGTCACGGCCGGTGGTATCACCGGTACGGTGAAAGAGTTGGGCCTTTTCGGGACCACGCTGATCACGCCCGACAACGTGATCACCATCGTCGGAAACAACACCGTATTCTCCGGTTCGATTCAAAACTTCAGCGTGCTGCCGCATCGCCGGGTGGATTGCCTGGCCAAGGTTGCCAACGGTGTGAATGTGCAGGACGCTATTGCCCGCTTGCGCACCGCTGTGGCGGCGATTCCCAATGTGGCCACTTCGCCAGCGCCGGATATCGAAATTCTGCAGTTCACCCCCGAAGGTCCTCTGCTGTGCGTGCGCCCTTACACCCATACAGACCACTACTGGCAGGTGTACTTTGACACGCACAAAGCGGTCGTTGAGACATTTGGTGCTGCTGGCTACCCGGTGCCCGAAACACCCGTTGCACATCGCAACCTGTAA
- the lolA gene encoding outer membrane lipoprotein chaperone LolA: MKRFATFLIAACAISAWASGMNDLESFVRNVKSGRADFTQVVTAPPRDGQVARSKTSSGTFEFARPGRFKFTYKKPFEQLIVADGQTVWLYDVDLNQVTARKQAQALGSTPAALIASSADIKTLQNDFNLADAADQDGLQWVLGFPKAKDNQLQSVRVGFRQNQLEKLEIVDTFGQKSVITFSGFQTNAVINPELFQFKPPAGADVVRQ, encoded by the coding sequence ATGAAGCGTTTTGCTACATTTTTAATAGCTGCTTGCGCAATATCTGCGTGGGCTAGCGGCATGAATGACTTAGAGTCCTTTGTGCGCAATGTCAAATCTGGCAGGGCGGATTTCACGCAGGTGGTCACGGCGCCGCCCCGAGATGGTCAAGTGGCGCGCAGCAAAACCTCCAGCGGGACGTTTGAGTTCGCGCGCCCGGGGCGTTTCAAATTCACTTACAAAAAACCGTTTGAACAACTGATCGTGGCCGATGGGCAAACGGTGTGGCTGTACGACGTGGACCTGAACCAGGTCACTGCCCGCAAGCAAGCGCAGGCCTTGGGCTCCACGCCCGCGGCCTTGATTGCATCATCGGCAGACATCAAGACGTTGCAAAACGATTTCAATCTTGCAGACGCCGCTGACCAGGATGGCTTGCAATGGGTATTGGGATTTCCCAAAGCCAAAGACAACCAGCTGCAGTCGGTGCGGGTGGGCTTTCGCCAAAACCAACTGGAAAAACTTGAAATAGTCGACACTTTCGGCCAAAAATCAGTTATCACCTTCAGCGGATTCCAGACCAACGCCGTTATAAATCCCGAACTGTTTCAGTTCAAGCCGCCTGCAGGGGCGGATGTCGTCCGCCAGTAG
- a CDS encoding Crp/Fnr family transcriptional regulator, producing the protein MAMLSNQDLIRRVPLFANLTLEQVEDLAGNVTKRKIKKGEDVVQQGEISNALYLILSGRAHVVKTDSKGKEVILATLKAGDYIGEMSLIDNEAHSATVQADTQMDVLVLGREDFTRAVNANITIMAAVMRGLVQRLRTADQKIVSLALMGVYGRVANVLLDMAEPVDKSEMLIREKVSRSDLSKMVGASREMVSRVMKDFEDQGFIKTNKDGGIRVWERRSKPR; encoded by the coding sequence ATGGCAATGTTGAGTAACCAGGATTTAATCCGCCGAGTCCCTCTTTTCGCCAATTTGACCCTGGAGCAGGTAGAGGACTTGGCTGGCAATGTCACCAAGCGCAAGATCAAGAAAGGGGAGGATGTGGTGCAGCAGGGCGAAATCTCGAACGCCCTCTACCTGATCCTTTCCGGCCGAGCCCATGTCGTAAAGACCGACAGCAAAGGCAAAGAAGTCATCCTCGCGACCTTGAAGGCCGGAGACTACATCGGCGAGATGAGCTTGATTGACAACGAGGCCCACTCCGCTACGGTTCAAGCAGATACGCAAATGGATGTGCTGGTGCTGGGGCGAGAAGACTTTACCCGCGCAGTCAATGCCAACATCACCATCATGGCGGCTGTTATGCGGGGGCTGGTCCAGCGCCTGCGCACCGCCGATCAAAAAATTGTTTCATTGGCCCTGATGGGTGTGTACGGGCGTGTGGCCAACGTATTGCTGGACATGGCCGAGCCGGTAGACAAGAGCGAAATGCTGATCCGCGAAAAAGTGTCGCGCTCGGACCTTTCCAAAATGGTGGGCGCTTCCCGCGAGATGGTCAGCCGTGTCATGAAAGACTTCGAGGACCAGGGCTTTATCAAAACCAACAAGGACGGTGGTATCCGGGTGTGGGAGCGCCGCTCCAAACCCCGCTGA
- the trxB gene encoding thioredoxin-disulfide reductase, giving the protein MSNSKHAKVLILGSGPAGYTAAVYAARANLNPVLVTGIAQGGQLMTTTEVDNWPADVNGVQGPELMQRFQEHAERFKTEIIFDHINAVDLSKRPFTLKGDTDSYTCDSLIIATGASAKYLGLPSESAFMGRGVSGCATCDGFFYRNEVCCVVGGGNTAVEEALYLSNIASKVYLVHRRDKFKAEPILVDKLMDKVAAGKIELKTFQTLEEVLGDSTGVTGIRLKSVHDGSTEDVTLKGCFIAIGHAPNTDIFQGQLTLENGYIVTNGGLKGFATQTSIPGVFAAGDVQDHVYRQAITSAGTGCMAALDAQRFLEQQE; this is encoded by the coding sequence ATGTCTAATTCCAAGCACGCCAAGGTTTTGATCCTCGGATCCGGTCCTGCAGGCTACACCGCAGCGGTTTATGCCGCTCGGGCCAACCTCAACCCCGTCCTGGTGACCGGCATCGCCCAAGGCGGCCAACTCATGACTACCACCGAAGTCGACAACTGGCCCGCTGATGTGAACGGCGTTCAGGGCCCCGAACTGATGCAGCGCTTCCAAGAGCACGCAGAGCGCTTCAAAACAGAAATCATTTTTGACCACATCAATGCAGTCGACTTGAGCAAGCGCCCCTTCACACTGAAAGGCGACACCGACAGCTACACCTGCGACTCGCTGATCATTGCCACCGGCGCATCTGCCAAATACCTGGGCCTGCCCTCGGAGTCCGCCTTCATGGGCCGGGGCGTATCCGGCTGCGCCACCTGCGACGGTTTTTTCTATCGCAATGAAGTGTGCTGCGTGGTCGGCGGCGGTAACACCGCGGTCGAAGAAGCGCTCTACCTCTCCAACATCGCCAGCAAGGTTTATCTGGTGCACCGTCGCGACAAATTCAAGGCAGAACCGATCCTCGTGGACAAGCTGATGGACAAAGTGGCTGCTGGCAAGATCGAGCTGAAGACCTTCCAAACGCTGGAAGAGGTTTTGGGCGACTCCACAGGCGTGACCGGCATTCGCCTGAAAAGCGTGCACGACGGCTCTACGGAAGACGTGACACTCAAAGGCTGTTTCATTGCGATTGGCCATGCACCGAATACCGACATCTTCCAGGGCCAGCTCACTCTGGAAAATGGCTACATCGTCACCAATGGTGGCCTCAAGGGCTTTGCCACCCAGACCAGCATTCCCGGCGTATTTGCAGCCGGCGACGTGCAAGACCATGTCTACCGCCAAGCCATCACCAGCGCTGGCACCGGTTGCATGGCGGCACTTGATGCACAGCGCTTCCTCGAGCAGCAGGAATAA
- the rpmB gene encoding 50S ribosomal protein L28: protein MARVCEVTGKGPMVGNNVSHANNKTKRRFLPNLQYRRFWVETENRWVRLRISNAGLRLIDKKGIDVVLADLRARGQA, encoded by the coding sequence ATGGCACGCGTATGTGAAGTAACGGGCAAAGGCCCCATGGTCGGAAACAATGTTTCCCACGCCAACAACAAAACCAAGCGCCGGTTCCTGCCGAACCTGCAATATCGCCGTTTCTGGGTCGAAACTGAAAACCGTTGGGTTCGCCTGCGGATTTCGAATGCAGGTTTGCGCCTGATCGACAAAAAGGGTATCGATGTTGTGCTCGCAGATTTGCGCGCACGTGGCCAGGCATAA
- the rpmG gene encoding 50S ribosomal protein L33, producing the protein MATKGGREKIKLESTAGTGHFYTTDKNKKTMPEKMLIKKFDPVARKHVDYKEIKLK; encoded by the coding sequence ATGGCAACCAAAGGCGGACGCGAAAAAATCAAGCTGGAATCTACAGCTGGTACCGGTCACTTCTACACGACCGACAAGAACAAGAAGACCATGCCCGAGAAAATGTTGATCAAGAAATTTGATCCCGTTGCTCGCAAGCACGTCGACTACAAGGAAATCAAGCTGAAGTAA
- a CDS encoding DesA family fatty acid desaturase, whose product MLLPDWAVLNAAIEWLAHGTWDLAWWQIVLFTLALTHITMISVTVFLHRHQAHRSLDLHPIASHFFRFWLWLTTGQVTKEWAAIHRKHHAKCEQAEDPHSPHVHGIKTVLFRGAELYRAESKNKETMARFGHGTPDDWIERNLYTRFSWQGVGLMMIIDLFLFGAAGLAVWALQMAWTPITAAGIINGAAHYWGYRNFEATDASTNISPWGIIIAGEELHNNHHTYPTSAKLSVKPYEFDIGWMYISIMSALGLAKVKKTPPKAAYGDVRPVADEKTLEALIANRYEIMAAYANGVRQAARVELAAMKARSADAAVIQAAKRWMHRDVEKVPAAEASQLAQARAASPVLDKMVTMREELRQLWLNTSVSREQLTKDLQAWCHRAEESGIAALRDFSMKLRAARV is encoded by the coding sequence ATGTTGTTACCTGACTGGGCAGTTTTGAACGCAGCCATCGAGTGGCTGGCCCATGGCACGTGGGATCTGGCTTGGTGGCAAATTGTTTTGTTCACTTTGGCGTTGACGCACATCACCATGATCAGTGTGACGGTCTTCTTGCACCGCCACCAAGCGCACCGGTCTTTGGACCTGCACCCGATCGCGTCCCATTTCTTCCGTTTCTGGCTGTGGCTGACGACAGGCCAAGTTACCAAAGAGTGGGCGGCGATCCACCGCAAGCACCACGCCAAGTGCGAGCAGGCGGAAGATCCGCACAGCCCCCATGTGCATGGCATCAAAACCGTGTTGTTCCGCGGAGCGGAACTCTACCGCGCAGAGTCCAAGAACAAGGAAACTATGGCCCGTTTCGGCCACGGCACGCCCGATGACTGGATTGAGCGCAACCTGTACACCCGCTTCTCTTGGCAGGGCGTGGGTTTGATGATGATCATCGACCTGTTTTTGTTCGGTGCAGCTGGTCTTGCAGTCTGGGCTTTGCAAATGGCGTGGACGCCTATCACCGCTGCCGGCATCATCAACGGCGCGGCCCACTATTGGGGCTACCGCAACTTTGAGGCGACCGACGCTTCCACCAACATCTCTCCTTGGGGCATCATCATTGCTGGTGAAGAGTTGCACAACAACCACCACACCTACCCTACATCAGCAAAGCTGTCGGTGAAGCCTTACGAGTTCGATATCGGCTGGATGTATATCTCCATCATGAGCGCCTTGGGTTTGGCGAAAGTCAAAAAGACACCGCCTAAAGCCGCTTACGGTGATGTCCGCCCTGTGGCTGATGAGAAAACCCTCGAGGCGCTGATCGCTAACCGTTATGAAATCATGGCCGCCTATGCCAACGGTGTGCGCCAGGCAGCACGTGTTGAGCTCGCAGCCATGAAAGCGCGTAGCGCAGATGCCGCTGTGATCCAAGCCGCCAAACGCTGGATGCACCGCGATGTGGAGAAAGTGCCGGCCGCTGAGGCTTCGCAATTGGCTCAGGCCCGTGCAGCCTCGCCGGTTCTGGACAAGATGGTGACGATGCGCGAAGAGTTGCGCCAGTTGTGGCTGAACACTAGCGTCTCTCGCGAGCAGCTGACCAAAGATCTGCAAGCATGGTGCCACCGCGCTGAAGAGAGCGGTATTGCCGCCCTGCGTGACTTCTCTATGAAGCTGCGTGCTGCACGCGTCTAA